AAGCCTTTCACTAGATCATAGTTTCGAATATCCCACTGTGCAAGCGCGTTGAAGGCTAAAGCATAGCACGaaactaaatatatcattagattatcgttttaaaaaattccaTCATTTTCAGATTTAGCTGACAAAAAGTGTAATTCATGCGACCGCAGCCCACGTTCAACTACTTaactagtataaaaataaacctaattatagaaatatattgataCCTCTACTACCACAGTATTTTCGAGAAAGATGAGCTCCTCAACCAAGTAAACAATCTTCTTTAAGATCTCTCTTGGCCACCCGCTAAAGTAAGGTATCCGCATCACAAAACGACTAAAGCCATGCCATGCTATCTCCTCGTTTAAACTATTTGGTAGAGATTTCTTGATAGTATTttcaatcattttaattttcgctgCAGGAAAGTGAACGTACTCCTTTATCATTGAATTTAGTTGTTCAGGCAGCTGTCGTCTTTTTACCAGATTCAGTAAATACGTTTCACTGTTATGAATCTCATCATCTAAGTAACTTGCACGActgattagataaaatattttcattatcaacCAACTGGTAATAAAAAACGTTATGCCATaagctataaaatttaataaaggatGAGGATATATAAGAGCGTAATACTGAATAACATCATcattgtcatcatcatcatcatgaaTTATGCCAAAACGGGGACGACCTAAAAAAGTCACGATTCTCCAAAAATGAACATATACGAATGTCATGTCATTGATAATTTTTGTACCTGTATTATTCGTATGTATTAACATGAAAAGTTCGTCGAAATAGGAGTTGATGGAGGAGATGTTGTGAATTACCGCCGACTTTGTCTCCGTTTTCATTACATGAATGAGGCTTAATGTATCACTAGAGTGGACCAGTTGAGTCGCAATAAGAGTGACGTTAACGCCGATTCGTAGAACATCGCAAATCACTGTAGATGTAAACGACGTCCTATCTCGCTCCCAGTACGATGATAATTCGTACACTCTCAACAGATTGATTATTGTAAGGAAACTGATCACACAGTTGAAGTAATTAGCTTTGTATAGAGTGCAGCCTATCTCATTTCCATATCGGAGGAACATTATGAATACCAGAGGTATGGCGGACGCAGTGTGGAAGAAAAGCTTTTTGGAGCAGTAATTTCGCAAAATTAGCCTTTTATCTAGCTCGACGCTTCTGTTAAACTTGTCTATGAATCCAGTCCGTGAATTGATgattatatcaaaaatcatGAACACTTCGAGCATCATACCAATGTAAGTTGTTAATACTGGAACACTTCGTAACAATAGGgtggtatttaaataaacaaatagttGGTGCATTATGAAAACGTGCAAAATAAACATGTCCCAAAAGTTCCTGAAACAATAGCAAGAATTACTTAATAGTCGATTGCTATACAAGATTCGATACCTATTACCACATTTTTCATAACGCATTTTAACgcaatacctacttattatagGTATCTTCCTAGTTCGACTTGACaattttatggaaaaaatattatattaccaaAAGACAACCACTCCTCACCTAAATTTGCTTAAAGGGTGTATACTTCCCCGGTGCATCAGATAATGGTGAGAGCGGCCCAGCCTCATGGCATGGGTGCTGTGGTACAAGTCGCCTGCTCTGGTATCGGAGTATGAGAGCAAAAACAGATCATTCCACTTCTTCTTTATTGCCTTAAACAAAGTCACGTCTCCGATATTCCTATCCAATATATCGCGTTCGGAGATCACCCGACACGCGTGATCGTAATAAGACTCGTGAAAGCCACGGCTCATTTCTATTATCGTGTAACcgtataaaataggtataatgtGCTCTGTGTTATCGTGTGAGATGATGgctcattttaattattagtgTCAGATGATTTTTGATGtcagaaactaaaaaaaaatatttcagaagGGGTCATCATAGAggtcattattttttcttctcttcCAGGTCAAAAAACCGCAAGGTCCGCACGGTGCTGCGGTATTCTGcggtacctaggtacttattttttttaggatCTTTGGCGGTACCTACCTAGGCTTTATACTTGAACATAGTGGCGACTAGCCTGATCTCACCAAACTCAATTCTAAATTCTGTGTCTAATGGAAACTTACGTGCGGTGTACCCGACTGTACCATCACCAGGAACTTGGAAGCCAATGAGAATGGAAGCACGGTTACAGTGTTACACAAACTAGGTACTAAAATAAACACGATTTCAatggatatttttgtttaattcactggtcacaatttattttcacacaatTTAAAAGCAAAGTGCGCAACATGATTTTTTCTcacgtaatatttttacttacctACCCCAGGGGGTAGAATTAAGTAGGTTTTTTTTACGTGATTCTTATATCTTGTTACgaacttatttataattcaaatttcaaaattaactgCGCAAGTTAATGCACGGTTTATAGCCCTCTTTTCCGCTACGTACATCTTGTCCAAAACGTCTTGCATCTCAGGCCAGGGTTCGTACCGTTGATTAATAACAAACCGCTTCAGTACTTTGGGGTTTCGGAGGTCCATAGTCCGAGAGTTATTTAAGCGACTGTGCGTGGAGAACACTACATCTGCCTGGAAGAGAACTTTGAAGTTTTATAGGTGTCTATTTACACCGAATACCTACCAGAGGCAAAAATCTCGTAAAGTCGATGCATTTATTCATTAGTAGACCTTCAAAAGCACTTTATTACGTCTTATtctaaactagcttttgcccgcagctcaatccgcgtgaatttcctacgggaacatttttcttttttccgggatgaaaggtatgtaACTATGTGTCCTCCGTAtctacttcaaactacatataccATTTaagtatgcaaaattaaagattggttgataagaTAAaacgtgaaaaggtaacaaataaagttacttTCGGATATCACACCAGAACGACCATTGCggagaaatgccgaaagaaatcCCATATTGGAGATCTAAGGCTTTTTACGGCGACCTTAGCATCTTGCTGTCATGTCACCCTATTATTACGCCACTTTACACTATGACTGGCTATAATATAAACCAGAAAATTCacacttaggtacctaccttatTTTCACAATCATTccaaatagaataaaaaagaatagcCAAAGAAAATGCTGTACATGAGAATAGAGGAATGACTTCCCAATAGTTCACAATGACATAGAAGAACGTTAGTCTTTTAGGCCATGGCATATCATACTGGTGAACAGGGAGCAAGTCTGACATTAACCTAGCAGGATTTCTTAAAGGTGCTGCCAGCTTACGTTTAAGCATTAAAGGCGGACATCTTGCCGccaaatttaaacattttgataacatttgaCTTTAAAAACTGATATAAAGTTTGCTTGGTAGGTACTATTGGTTGTAATTTGGTTGAAAATTTATGGCATAAAACTGTTGACAGATCTTCAAGATCTGACAACAGTTCTGTCAACGTTGATTCTCTATTTGAATAAGAATTAATTCTGTTCtgaccatggatttagtaaccTACTTCGTTCGTACAACGATTCTGACACAGATGTCAGAATCGTTGTACGTGTCCATGACAATAATAcctggaattagtaggtactccgaatTTAAACCTAGGTAGgccattttgaaattataaaaataaatgtaaccatcataaaaaacaaaaaaattgtaacttttattatgatgTCATTACCagaaacgtaatatttaatgtagctgtcgaacaaacatagctttcaACGAATATTTTAGCACGCTGTGACGTCACTCCTAcatgtcatttagtatggagcgtttggacaagtcaaaaaatgtgtgattttatttttgtcatatatcCGTTAAGCTTCCTCAAAGTCCGTTAAATCGTTAATCATTTACCTACTAACCAAGAACCGCGGCAGTGTCAATATAGTGTAGTAAGTGACGGAGACAGCAACACGAGTAAAaacgatgatgatgaagactttttccattctgtcACTCATTCTAAAGAAAAACCTAAGAGTTACAGATATTTAaagcatagatttagaaagccCCCCAGCGCACGATTTAAAGAgtaaaaatctcaaaaaatcTCGTCAAAATGTGGCTAGACATTATTCCAGACTCGTTACGGAGCAGCATTCATTATTTCTTCAATCTGtttattctaactaatattaaaaatgcgaaagtaaatttgttgggacattcatcccggaaattaagtaggtagttaaatataatactcCTTACCTACTAGCGCTACTGCTTACACCTTCAAGCGCTATAGTTTTGAACGCCTTTTTTCCATGGCAAGGATATTTTAACGCCGAAACGAGCGTCACTTTCAGACGAGAACTTATTAATGTTCATGAAGGACAATAGTCACTTTAAAATGACACttgaattatgtataatatatataaacgtCTGTTTGTTTCAATTCAGATtcttagattttattacattgttatagCTCCGCCGCTCCACCTAAAAGCGTGACGGATTAGCGAACAATTTGATTAACGGTGCCTATCTATGTACATAGGTTCAGGTAAAAACAATGTTCTTATATGTTTCAATCGCAAAAGACCATACTATCAAGTATCAATAGTATCGAACCGTGATAACGAGTagactataaatatttctctGCAATCGATAGTGAAGAGGAGTAATATTGCCATAAACTATCGACAGTCTAATTGCGATCACGGTTCGATACTATCAATAGTATTCCACCTATTTTATACTGGCTATCGATACTATTGCTtcgaactatcgatagtctcACAGTGAATTAGCTAGTAAGGAATAGCTCGAATGAAGATAATTCGTGCACCCGGccattaatgttttttacagAAAGATTGCTGCCTTGATGATTATTagtttcttcaccggaagccgACGATACCAACGACGGATATGACGAGCCACATGTGTTCAGAGATCCTatcgtattttaaaaattctatgtGACTACTTCTTCTATCTACAAAAGCACAggcaaatttgaattttcaatttagaataAGAGGAAGCAAAGATTTACGTATCTTCTATCGACGCCTCCGATGCAAAGTTCTAAATATGTCCAGAGTGGTCTAAAACTGGGGTTTTATGTGACCATCTCaccattactatttttaaagagaattattatttttacaaactaaTTTAGGACACGAGACTATCCAATACTAAttgcttatttataaataaaactgacgTATGAGGAAACCTAAATAAAGCTCCACGTGTTATTTACatacacaataatttattgttcctTACAATTTAGTGAAGCTAAAATACAAGTTGTTTGATGATTACAATTTGAAAAGCTAATTCATCTCCCAGTGTTAAACCAAGTGAACAAGCTTCCGTATTATCTCCGTAAAACACACCATATTTTGCCACTTCCGCCTCTTTCGCTTGCACTTTGTCGAGTGGAGGAAACCAGGATGGACAATTGGATAGGACATCCGTGGAAATCACAACGCAGGTATCCTTACAACcacaatatatattagataaaattataatataatagatcgCCGTATTGAAAAAAACTAGATTATTCGTAACTTATCATCTTATGAGATACACTGTAATTTATACTGAACTATAGGAGCGTTTTCGtcatagtaaaatattgtgGATGAAAGAAAACTGACCGCTTCAATCATTTGTCAGTCTGTTCTGTAGCACGCTACATTtactaaacttaaaaaaatgttggctagtaaaaaaaataacactcaCTCGAGTCCTTCAATGAGCTCATTTTGCAATACCACTTACTTACATTTACCCAAAGTCTGAGCTTTACTTACATttcattgaaaacaaaaatcctAAGTGAATGTGGATCAGTAATAAAAGCATTGAACGCTCCGTTACGTAAATATATGGCTATTGTACAGCTTCACAATTAATTTAGATCTAGTTAAAGTACAAATTCTTTAGGAATtacataaattcaaatcatgtAAATTTAACTAATCCTCAACTAAAGTGTAGACATCTACTGACACATCAAGTTAAACAGAAAGTAATTTTGCTCTTATAGAAAATGTTTCTTATCAGACAAAACAGAAACAATTTGCATTTATGAGAATCATTTACTTAGTTGCAGTAAATTGCAGTTTATAATACCAGAAACGACAGATAGCTGATCCTAAAATGACCATGaacatttatacaatttccTGTAATGTAGGACACTGATAGGGACTTCAAAGGATTGGGAAATAGGGAGGGTGAGCCTGGGCTGTGgcgatgtgtgtgtgtatgttgcTGCGTCACAACTGACTCATCACATGGCATACTTCCTTGTCCACTCGCGAGCTAGTTCATTGTACTTTTCTCTGTCAGTTTTGTAGATCCTAGCAATTTCTGGCACCAATGGGTCATCTGGGTTTGGATCGCATAGCAGTGAGCAGATTGAGAGCAacactgaaacaaaaaaaaaacacattttgaataggaaattaaactatacatacatagaataaataaaataaaaacaatatacaaatgGAACATCGAAAAGTCATcatcctcatggctgagggtcaagGCCACCAGTAGATGTGGCTACTGCTTTCCAGGCAATTTGCTTGTGTGTCTGCTTTAAGGTTTGATGGAATTTGCTGCGGGCCTTATCATATCCAACTGGATAATGCTCTTTGTTGACTTTGGACATCCAAGAAAATGACCCAGTACTAACATtgttgtcaaattttattaccacTTTGTTCCAATGAAGGATTACAGTGTGAGGATAGCACAATCATGAGGATAGCAGACTGTTTACCAGTGGATGGCAGAAGCAAACTCTAGTATAaagattttcaaatataaccactttaatcataaaatactatattggtattttttaaataactctATAGGAATTAATCTTTTAATAAATCCAAAAGAAATttagaactaaataaatttcacatcagaaataaaagaattttcaggtatctttttatgaaaacagtggtttttatgaattaaaggCTTCAAGTGAATTGGCTTTTCCCATACCTTTAAGGCTGGGTAGTCGTAAAATGAATGTCAattgcctttaggcgatttgaaagaaatatggtgttacctattataaataaaataattaaattatatttacctttGGATATGGTGAGTGCCGGTGACCACTGTGAGCGGAGAATATCAAGGCAAATGGAACCATTACTGTTAATGTTTGGGTGATAGATGCGTGTCGTGAACGCTACTTTTGGTGGTTTGAAAGGATAGTCTGTCGGAAAGTGTATGGTGAGGAAGAATACGCCTCCCTGATAAGGACTGTCgacctgaaaataataacacatcATATAAACACATCTATATACAAAGCACAGAAAAATACGCAGTCATATGCTCTCTGAAAAGAGCAATGTACTATGaatgtaatacataaatagtgTGAAACCACACAATATATCTATTTCGAAGCTATATCTATTCCGAACCGTTGAAGTGATaaagcaaaaatatgttaacatCGAAATCTGTAAGTACCTAAACTATAGAGGTCATTGAACTCAACAACGGATTTTAGGAAGAAACCCATATTCTTATGTATTCTTCAATAactttgttttgataaaatcttAATGATGCTGCTTAATGATGAAGTCAAAGTAGCTGCTGAAGCAAAACCAACTCTGTGATcgttaaagttataaaaatacgatTTTCATCAGTAATTTATATCAAAGCCTTTGTAATTACTGAGGCTGCTGTCCTCAGTTGGCTGGCAACATTGGGtgttatcaaccaatcttgatcattctacatatatataaaaactacaaaaaaaattagtcAATCAGTTTCCTTTTTTGACAGACTGTAACTGTACATAGTTATACAATAGgtgtatttaaaacatacaactttttcatagttatatttttttgcatttttcttcCAATGAAACAATTCAAATAACGTCATTTCTgctgtactcatgtttttagcaaataaatttttcttttcctcTTACTTGAATTGTCATTgttcagttcagtttaggCAATCATATTGGAAATAACTTATTGATATAGGTATTGGGTTTTTTCATCTTTCAggagaaaaatattgattggGATAATTTGACAATGCTTAGCATGATCTAATTGccaattgatatatttttaattgcttgATCAAATAGATACTATAgagtttaacaaaataattaaaatatgataagtaGGTAGTTCTTTGAGGAAAAGTTTAGTCCAATACTTCACTTGCATGCCATTAGAGATATTCAATACCTGCCCTATTGTCATGTCACTatgatcaattaaaaaattcaacaGTAAGTACCAAAGATGACAAGatattgtacctacttataactACTACTCTACtccttataaaaatgttttgtcatttGAGTTTAAAATAGGACatgattgaattaaaataacagaACACATAATGGGCACCCGAGCACAGTCCCATGTAAATTCAGGCTACTACAGGCTAAAACAGCCATATAAGTTTCCACTTCTTAATTTAAAGTGGCTGAATGCAAAAtataccaaataaatatataattaaaaataataaggaaTATACTTACTGGACCCATTATTGTGGCCTGCCAgtgaaaaactgaaaaaaggtaaaacatataaatcagCAAAGTA
This genomic stretch from Plodia interpunctella isolate USDA-ARS_2022_Savannah chromosome 16, ilPloInte3.2, whole genome shotgun sequence harbors:
- the LOC128676760 gene encoding uncharacterized protein LOC128676760 isoform X2 — protein: MSRGFHESYYDHACRVISERDILDRNIGDVTLFKAIKKKWNDLFLLSYSDTRAGDLYHSTHAMRLGRSHHYLMHRGSIHPLSKFRNFWDMFILHVFIMHQLFVYLNTTLLLRSVPVLTTYIAKIKMIENTIKKSLPNSLNEEIAWHGFSRFVMRIPYFSGWPREILKKIVYLVEELIFLENTVVVESGVASQGLMIVDSGVLAVYKMHNGNHFGTKPFYDEVEHLIDGDYFGQLSLVTERAISTTTIVAITTCKILFVEKTLFKHLMRNNRDLFYSMQEEVQNEITKLTDEIVE
- the LOC128676760 gene encoding potassium/sodium hyperpolarization-activated cyclic nucleotide-gated channel 4-like isoform X1, whose translation is MSRGFHESYYDHACRVISERDILDRNIGDVTLFKAIKKKWNDLFLLSYSDTRAGDLYHSTHAMRLGRSHHYLMHRGSIHPLSKFRNFWDMFILHVFIMHQLFVYLNTTLLLRSVPVLTTYIGMMLEVFMIFDIIINSRTGFIDKFNRSVELDKRLILRNYCSKKLFFHTASAIPLVFIMFLRYGNEIGCTLYKANYFNCVISFLTIINLLRVYELSSYWERDRTSFTSTVICDVLRIGVNVTLIATQLVHSSDTLSLIHVMKTETKSAVIHNISSINSYFDELFMLIHTNNTGTKIINDMTFVYVHFWRIVTFLGRPRFGIIHDDDDDNDDVIQYYALIYPHPLLNFIAYGITFFITSWLIMKIFYLISRASYLDDEIHNSETYLLNLVKRRQLPEQLNSMIKEYVHFPAAKIKMIENTIKKSLPNSLNEEIAWHGFSRFVMRIPYFSGWPREILKKIVYLVEELIFLENTVVVESGVASQGLMIVDSGVLAVYKMHNGNHFGTKPFYDEVEHLIDGDYFGQLSLVTERAISTTTIVAITTCKILFVEKTLFKHLMRNNRDLFYSMQEEVQNEITKLTDEIVE
- the eff gene encoding ubiquitin-conjugating enzyme E2-17 kDa, encoding MALKRINRELQDLGRDPPAQCSAGPHGEDLFHWQATIMGPVDSPYQGGVFFLTIHFPTDYPFKPPKVAFTTRIYHPNINSNGSICLDILRSQWSPALTISKVLLSICSLLCDPNPDDPLVPEIARIYKTDREKYNELAREWTRKYAM